ggcaccatctttatatacacagaatgcagcattattattatgtgacagtgtatctagtgcaggattctcacacaggcaccatctttatataaacagtatgcagcattattattatgtgacagtgtatctagtgcaggattctcacccaggcaccatctttatatacacagaatgcagcattattattatgtgacagtgtatctagtgcaggattctcacccaggcaccatctttatatacacagaatgcagcattattattatgtgacagtgtatctagcgcaggattctcacccaggtaccatctttatatacacagaatgcagcattattattatgtgacagtgtatctagtgcagggttCTCAAACAGgcatcatctttatatacacagaatgcagcattattattatgtgacagtgtatctagcgcaggattctcacacaggcaccatctttatatacacagaatgcagcattattattatgtgacagtgtatctagcgcaggattctcacacaggcaccatctttatatacacagaatgcagcattattattatgtgacagtgtatctagcgcaggattctcacacaggcaccatctttatatacacagaatgcagcattattattatgtgacagtgtatctagcgcaggattctcacacaggcaccatctttatatacacagaatgcagcattattattatgtcacagtgtatctagtgcaggattctcacacaggcaccatctttatatatacagaatgcagcattattattatgtgacagtgtatctaccacaggattctcacacaggcaccatctttatatacacaaaatgcagcattattattatgtgacagtgtatctagcgcaggattctcacacagtcaccatctttatatacacagaatgcagcattattattatgtgacagtgtatctagtgcaggattctcacacaggcatcatctttatatacacaggcagtattattattatgtgacagtgtatctagcgcaggattctcacacaggcaccatctttatatacacagaatgcagcattattattatgtgacagtgtatctaccgcaggattctcacacaggcaccatctttatatacacaaaatgcagcattattattatgtgacagtgtatctagcgcaggattctcacacagtcaccatctttatatacacagaatgcagcattattattatgtgacagtgtatctagtgcaggattctcacacaggcatcatgtttatatacacaggcagtattattattatgtgacagtgtatctagcgcaggattctcacacaggcaccatctttatatacacagaatgcagcattattattatgtgacagtgtatctagtgcaggattctcacccaggcactatctttatatacacagaatgcagcattattattattattatgtgacagtgtatctagcgcaggattctcacacaggcaccatctttatatacacagaatgcagcattattattatgtgacagtgtatctagtgcaggattctcacccaggcactatctttatatacacagaatgcagcattattattatgtgacagtctagtgcaggattctcacccaggcaccatctttatatacacagaatgcagcattattattatgtgacagtgtatctagagcaggattctcacccaggcaccatctttatatacacagaatgcagcattattattatgtgacagtgtatctagtgcagggttctcacacaggcaccatctttatatacacagaaagcagcattattattatgtgacagtgtatctagtgcaggattctcacccagacaccatctttatatacacagaatgcagcattattattatgtgacagtgtatctagtgcaggattctcacccaggcaccatctttatatacacagaatgcagcattattattatgtgacagtgtatctagtgcaggattctcacacaggcaccatctttatatacacagaatgcagcattattattatgtgacagtgtatctagcacaggattctcacacaggcaccatctttatatacacagaatgtagcattattattatgtgacagtgtatctagcacaggattctcacacaggcaccatctttatatacacagaatgcagcattattattatgtgacagtgtatctagtgcaggattctcacacaggcaccatctttatatacacagaatgtagcattattattatgtgacagtgtatctagtgcaggattctcacacaggtaccatctttatatacacagaatgcagcattattattatgtgacagtgtatctagcgcaggattctcacacaggcaccatctttatatacacagaatgcagcattattattatgtgacagtgtatctagtgcaggattctcacacaggcaccatctttatatacacagaatgtagcattattattatgtgacagtgtatctagtgcaggattctcacccagtcaccatctttatatacacagaatgcagcattattattatgtgacagtgtatctagcgcaggattctcacacaggcaccatctttatatacacagaatgcagcattattattatgtgacagtgtatctagtgcaggattctcacacaggcatcatctttatatacacagaatgcagcattattattatatgacagtgtatctagcgcaggattctcacacaggcaccatctttatatacacagaatgcagcattattattatgtgacagtgtatctagcgcaggattctcacacaggcaccatctttatatacacagaatgcagcattattattatgtgacagtgtatctagtgcaggattctcacccaggcaccatctttatatacacagaatgcagcattattattatatgacagtgtatctagcgcaggattctcacacaggcaccatctttatatacacagaatgcagcattattattatgtgacagtgtatctagcgcaggattctcactcatgcaccatctttatatacacagaatgcagcattattattatgtgacagtgtatctagcacaggattctcacacaggtaccatctttatatacacagaatgcagcattattattatgtgacagtgtatctagcgcaggattctcacccaggcaccatctttatataaacagtatgcagcattattattatgtgacagtgtatctagcgcaggattctcacacaggtaccatctttatatacacagaatgcagcattattattatgtgacagtgtatctagcgcaggattctcacacaggcaccatctttatatacacagaatgcagcattattattatgtgacagtgtatctagtgcaggattctcacacaggcaccatctttatatacacagaatgcagcattattattatgtgacattgtatctagcgcaggattctcacacaggtaccatctttatatacacagaatgcagcattattattatgtgacagtgtatctagtgcaggattctcacacaggtaccatctttatatacacagaatgcagcattattattatgtgacagtgtatctagtgcagggaTCTCACACAGgcatcatctttatatacacagaatacagcattattattatgtgacagtgtatctagcgcaggattctcacccaggcaccatctttatatacacagaatgcagcattattattatgtgacagtgtatctagtgcaggattctcacacaggcaccatctttatatacacagaatgcagcattattattatgtgactgtgtatctagtgcaggattctcacacaggcaccatctttatatacacagaatgcagcattattattatgtgacagtgtatctagtgcaggattctcacacaggcaccatctttatatacacagaatgcagcattattattatgtgacagtgtatctagtgcaggattctcacacaggcaccatctttatatacacagaatgcagcattattattatgtgacattgtatctagcgcaggattctcacacaggtaccatctttatatacacaaaatgcagcattattattatgtgacagtgtatctagtgcaggattctcacacaggcaccatctttatatacacagaatgcagcatctgtatctagcgcaggattctcacacagtcaCCATAATCCCATACACCGAATGCAGCATGAAGAGGCTCAGTGAAGGTGACAGTGACGGTGTGTAAGTGTCTGATCGGGTCACACAGCTCATAAAAGGTCAGACGCCCAGCCTCATAGTCCAGCAGTATTCCTActgtgtcacatgatagaggggggcaTAATGAGGTGAGTATTGTGTTATGTATCACTGAAAGATCTTTATTATAACCCCTCAAACACCAGGACTTGTTATTATTTCCTATCCCAGACTGACGTCCTCCCCTCCCCATACTGGTATAACAAACCCCTACACGCCAGCACCCTGACTCACTGATCTGCACTTCCCAGTAATGTCGTCCTGAGGAAAAGCTCCTGGTGCTCAATACCTGAGGCTTAtatgtaaatctctctggtgtttcTGGTCGCTGCTGGTTTATACGTGACCAGGATACAGTTTTCAGGTCACCTGATACAATAACATAATTATGAGCTGTGTTTATATCCAGTAATATGTTTGATGTCACCTGCACATATATCTCTCTCTTTACATCAGTCACAATATCAGCTAAACCTCTATATAAGGTCACTGAGATCAGACCCTCATCTAAATCCCCCCCAGCAGGGACCTGTTTATCACCTATCTGTGTGACCTCATTATCTCCCTTCTCAGCACCATAAaagtcatctctgtgtgattcctgttcttgtaggacagttaatgggtcagtcatgttgtacagctcctcaatgtgacacatcttcctggtcagctcgtccttctctttttccagctgctggatcagatcagagattgtgagtaaaacctgctcctgctgccgggtgatgtcactcaggactcgcttctctaggtcttccagctgtttcctgatgtctctaatcagggcagtgagtcgctctgttacaccagctgctttctcttgcacccctctcctgtgcttctgcagactctggactcttttctcagtcttctctctctttgtggtcagtttctgcagaacatttttcagtttctttttcttcttctcagaagcctcattcagcagctccacctggtgtcccctgtgctctccggccagggagcaggacacacagatacaggcagcatcctcagtgcagtaatattccAGGAGCTTCTTGTgtatggagcattttctgttaccccaggaagtggtgGGTTCAGTTAAGACGTGTTCCTCAGACTTGCTGTGTACCCTCAGGTGGGTGTCACACAGAGAAGCCTCACACAGCAGACAGGATTTAGCAGCAGGTACAGGAGAGTGAACACAGTAAGTGCAGAAGACCCCGGTGTCTTTTTGCTCTGGCTGAGTAATCTGTAAATGCGTCACTACATTACACAGCGCTATGTTCCTCTGCAGCTCAGGTCGGTTgcagaattcctttctgcactcaGGACAGGTATAAACCCCAGACCCCTCCTGGGTACCCAGCACACTCTCAATACAGCCCAGGCAGAAGTTATGGCCACAGCTGAGATTTACAGGATCTGTATAAATGCTCAGGCAGATGGGGCAGGTTAGCTCCTCTCTCAGATCAGCAGTCGCCATTCTTGTATTCAGCAGCAGGAAACGAAACTTACATTATCTTCCTATTCAGCACAAGGGCGTGGCGGTTACGTAACTGTATGTGCTCTGCCTGTTAACTCTTTATGTCTCAGACTGTTGTGACCAGGGCAGGTTTGTAAACTCTGATAAATGTTCTGTAGCGCTCAGTAATTTGTGTATCTGATGACATCACATGAAATATTAGGAGTAcaactttatttatgtattttacccaTTAGCAAGGGTTAAATGCAATTTAAAAGAAaggaattttttttacaataagatGCTATAACAGAATTATTTTTTTACTAgaacgtcccttcaattctgattacacttaatactaaacccattttttttcgttctcttgctatctttattttaaaaagatggcatataagctaaggagccagacaattttattgcttatcatttagccaccaatcagcaagcacaacccaggttgtgaaccaaaaatgggttggcttctaaacttacattcttgctttgcaaataaagatagcaattctgccccctgcagatttgcagcaaatcggccgctggcaggggggtgttaatcaacccaatcgtattggatcaggttgatttccgctgctttataacttgaaCGGAGCATGATTAATTGGCCCCTATTTGTCTTACTTTGCAAAACACAGCTGCTCTCAATTTTATATTTACTCAGAGCCAACTCTGTGCAAagcctccctatttaaggctggctgttaggctgtACAGGGTCTTCACATTgattctgttttgtcacaagccagaacatTACCTGCCTTGACTAGAACCTGCCTGATCCAGATTCCTAGACTTGAGAAAGACTTTACTTTTGAACCTGCATCTCTCTTTACAAGTTGGTTCCCTGCCACTCCTGGACTCCTGGTGTTTGTGGACAATAAATACCTGAATAGTTTGTACTTAATTTACCTGCAACTATTTGTTCATtctaaagcctagatttagagtttggcggtagccgtcaaaaccagcgttagaggctcctaacgctggtttttaccgcccgctggtatttggagtcagtcaggaaagggtctaacgctcactttccagccgcgacttttccataccgcaattgcgtatcctatcttttcaatgggatctttcaaacgccggtatttagagtcgtggctgaagtgagcgttagaaatctaacgacaaaactccagccgcagaaaaaagtcaggagttaagagctttctgggctaacgccggttcataaagctcttaactactgtgctcttaagtacactaacacccataaattacctatgtacccctaaaccgaggtccccccacatcgccgccactctattaaatttttttaacccctaatctgccaaccgcacaccgccgccacctacgttatccctatgtacccctaatctgctgcccctaataccgccgacccctatattatatttattaacccctaatctgccgcccccaacatcgcctccacctacctacacttattaacccctaatctgccgaccggacctcaccgctactataataaatgtattaacccctaatccgcctcactcccgcctcattaaccctataataaatagtattaacccctaatcttccctccctaacatcgccgccacctaacttcaagcattaacccctaatctgccgaccggacctcaccgctactctaatacattttttaacccctaaagctaattctaaccctaaccctaacacccccctaaattaaatataatttaaatctaactaaataaattaactcttattaaataaattattcctatttaaagctaaatacttacctgtaaaataaaccataatatagctacaatataaataataattatattgtagctattttaggattaatatttattttacaggcaactttgtaattattttaaccaggtacaatagctattaaatagttaataactatttaatatctacctagttaaaataattacaaaattacctgtaaaataaatcctaacctaagttacaattaaacctaacactacactatcaataaataaattaaataaaatacctataattattagggcccttttcagggctggtaaggtaaaagagcttttctattttaattttagaatagggtagggcattttttattttgggggtctttgttattttattagggggcttagagtaggtgtaattagtttaaaattgttgtaatatttttctaatgtttgtaaatatttttttattttttgtaacttagttcttttttatttgttgtactttagttagtttatttcattgtatttatttgtaggtattgtatttaattaatttattgatagtgtagtgttaggtttaattgtagataattgtaggtattttatttaatttatttattgatagtgtagtgttaggtttaattgtaacttaggttaggatttattttacaggtaattttgtaattattttaactaggtaactattaaatagttattaactatttaatagctattgtacctggttaaaataattaaaaagttgcctgtaaaataaatattaatcctaaaatagctacaatataattataatttatattgtagctatattagggtttattttacaggtaagtatttagctttaaataggaataatttatttaataagagttaatttatgtagttagatttaaattatatttaacttaggggagtgttagtgttagggttagacttagctttaggggttaatacatttattatagtagcggtgaggtccggtcggcagattaggggttaataattgtaggtaggtggaggcgacattgtggggggtagattaggggttaataaatataatataggggtcggcggtgttaggggcagcagattaggggtacataggtataacgtaggttgcggcggtgtatggagcagcagattaggggttaataataatatgcaggtgtcagcgatagcgggggcggcagattagaggttaataagtgtaaggttaggggtgtttagactcggggtacatgttagagtgttaggtgcagacttaggaagtgtttccccataggaaacaatggggctgcgttaggagcttaacgctgcttttttgcaggtgttaggttttttttcagctcaaactgccccattgtttcctatgggggaatcgtgcacgagcacgtttttgaagctggcggcgtccgtaagcaccgctggtattgagagttgcagtggctgtaaattatgctctacgctccctttttggagcctaacacactgaaaacgcagccattctgtgaactctaaataccagcggtatttaaaaggtgcggccaaaaaaaagcacgcgtagctaacgcaccccttctaacgcaaaactccaaatctaggcctaagaattttgttatttaaataaatatctgtTTCTTGGGATAAACAAATACTTGCAGGTAAATTAAATGGAGAGGAAAGTCtacattaaacttgtatgattcagatagatatatGGAAGTTGTTCTAAATGATTATGGAGTCTTCACAAATTTAATGGATATGTTATCATTATGACTTTTTGAAATGATTTTTTGATGTAAATGATGATTTTTACAACATAATTGCTCATATATAGCACAGAAAGTACTGTTGTCACTATTGAAGCCAATGATGAGTGCAATAGCAATTAATAATCACCTGTGCAACCTGGATGATGTCATGGGGAGGAGTTGTTTGTTATAATATAAGGCTGAGCTCAGTGGGCATTTGTAtatgcatgattaagaacctgtgtggttcgaaactttgcatttttatgcttttgtattAACCCAATAAAATTACTATTGTTATGGTGCGGCTGTCTCTTGGACTTTATACTGTTATTGAGGGTCTTAGAGTGTGAACCCTGCAGCAGGCACATCCCTGACATTTGTGCTGAACTACTCTGTTTGTAGTAAATTGAACACACTCTGTTCGTGCACAGTGTTTATTTGGACATGGAATTACAAGAAGGTTTGTCACAAAAGAACGTCTACTCAGACATGGATGCAGCCCGGATTACCATGCTGGCTCGTGGAACTAGAGACTTTCTCAAAACTTCTCCATCTATGACAGTGAGTAAAGACTATGAGAAACTAGCTAAGAAGCAAATTGCATCTGAACTACATTCATCCACTCTATCTGAGTATCACCGGGTGGCCAGAATTCCCAGAGGCCTTAGGATGCATACCAGACCAACCCTTATGTGTAATAACAaggaatattattatattattgtgcTAACTGCTAAGAATATTTACAGAAAGAACTGAC
The nucleotide sequence above comes from Bombina bombina isolate aBomBom1 chromosome 7, aBomBom1.pri, whole genome shotgun sequence. Encoded proteins:
- the LOC128667204 gene encoding E3 ubiquitin/ISG15 ligase TRIM25-like, with the protein product MATADLREELTCPICLSIYTDPVNLSCGHNFCLGCIESVLGTQEGSGVYTCPECRKEFCNRPELQRNIALCNVVTHLQITQPEQKDTGVFCTYCVHSPVPAAKSCLLCEASLCDTHLRVHSKSEEHVLTEPTTSWGNRKCSIHKKLLEYYCTEDAACICVSCSLAGEHRGHQVELLNEASEKKKKKLKNVLQKLTTKREKTEKRVQSLQKHRRGVQEKAAGVTERLTALIRDIRKQLEDLEKRVLSDITRQQEQVLLTISDLIQQLEKEKDELTRKMCHIEELYNMTDPLTVLQEQESHRDDFYGAEKGDNEVTQIGDKQVPAGGDLDEGLISVTLYRGLADIVTDVKREIYVQVTSNILLDINTAHNYVIVSGDLKTVSWSRINQQRPETPERFTYKPQVLSTRSFSSGRHYWEVQISESGCWRVGVCYTSMGRGGRQSGIGNNNKSWCLRGYNKDLSVIHNTILTSLCPPLSCDTVGILLDYEAGRLTFYELCDPIRHLHTVTVTFTEPLHAAFGVWDYGDCVRILR